The Longimicrobiales bacterium genome has a window encoding:
- a CDS encoding phospholipase D-like domain-containing protein, protein MDAMLDYPWWLVTFAGIGMLAILGGIVTLFFSLGRRPNRMWTEAVEPVASDDFTGPLAALLNVPLRKGGSAHLLNNGDEYFPVILDAIRAAKHSVHVMVYIWEDGRISDEFISTMIEKRKAGVQVRVLLDAFGGMRAPDDKFEKLVEAGGRVEKFRPAVPGKLLRFHRRNHRRAIVIDGRVGFTGGAAVADKWAGSASTTEEWRDTMVRVDGCIAHNLQSAFCELWAFVTGEVLTGEEVFPGDLLDQPDSGVHSCGVISSPSSEEHPLRLFFFLSFLAARERLWITTPYFVPDKHTRQVVKRRAQAGVDVRILMPNHHTDARPIRQASHSYYSELMNAGVRIYEYQPTMMHTKGVVVDGQWSVVGSANMDIRSKELNEENVLGIRDAAFAAELERTFLADLENAREIDRVQWRRRGIGSRIIERICVLFAEQY, encoded by the coding sequence ATGGACGCAATGCTCGATTACCCCTGGTGGCTCGTTACCTTCGCCGGCATCGGTATGCTCGCGATCCTGGGCGGCATCGTCACGCTCTTCTTCTCGCTCGGTCGGCGGCCCAACCGCATGTGGACCGAGGCCGTCGAGCCTGTCGCTTCGGACGACTTCACCGGACCGCTCGCGGCGCTCCTGAACGTCCCTCTGCGCAAGGGCGGCAGCGCCCACCTGCTCAACAACGGCGACGAGTATTTTCCGGTGATACTCGACGCAATCCGCGCCGCGAAGCACAGCGTGCACGTCATGGTCTACATCTGGGAGGATGGCCGGATCAGCGACGAGTTCATCTCCACGATGATCGAGAAGCGGAAGGCGGGCGTTCAGGTGCGTGTGCTCCTTGACGCCTTCGGTGGCATGCGCGCGCCTGATGACAAGTTCGAGAAGCTCGTTGAAGCCGGTGGCCGCGTGGAGAAGTTTCGGCCCGCAGTGCCAGGCAAGCTGTTGCGGTTCCACCGCCGGAACCACCGCCGCGCGATCGTCATCGATGGCCGCGTCGGGTTCACCGGCGGTGCGGCCGTTGCCGACAAGTGGGCCGGCAGCGCGTCGACCACCGAGGAATGGCGCGATACGATGGTGCGCGTGGATGGGTGTATCGCGCACAACCTGCAGTCGGCATTCTGCGAGCTGTGGGCATTCGTTACCGGTGAAGTGCTCACCGGCGAGGAGGTGTTTCCGGGGGACCTGCTGGACCAGCCGGACAGCGGGGTACACTCCTGCGGCGTGATATCATCGCCCTCCAGCGAGGAGCATCCGCTTCGCCTGTTCTTCTTCCTGTCGTTCCTGGCCGCGCGCGAGCGGCTGTGGATCACCACACCCTATTTCGTGCCGGACAAGCACACGCGGCAGGTGGTGAAGCGCCGCGCACAGGCAGGGGTCGACGTCCGTATCCTCATGCCGAACCACCATACGGATGCCAGACCGATCCGCCAGGCCAGCCACAGCTACTACAGCGAGCTGATGAACGCTGGCGTGCGCATCTACGAGTATCAGCCGACCATGATGCACACCAAGGGCGTCGTCGTCGACGGCCAGTGGTCCGTCGTCGGCTCAGCCAACATGGACATACGGTCGAAGGAGCTCAACGAGGAGAACGTGCTCGGCATCCGCGACGCCGCATTTGCCGCCGAGCTGGAGCGCACGTTCCTGGCCGACCTCGAGAATGCGCGCGAGATCGATCGTGTTCAGTGGCGGCGCCGCGGCATTGGCAGCCGCATCATCGAGCGTATCTGCGTTCTCTTCGCGGAGCAGTACTAG
- a CDS encoding S9 family peptidase translates to MRSARIVFLLVALAFTPIAAQEPAGRAFTPDDWYRLTTVSSPAMSPDGRLVAFTVTTVKEEENERHSEVWVVPAAGGEPVRYTSPGVSSSSPRWSHDGTHLFFSSRRPGGEGSTWALRMDRPSGEAFQLDYPSGSRPRDGSFVVFAQGMDEDEDGDGEDESEGGDEDPFERMAATARPPFGAITRPLEPRRFDGRHIVDNGYKRNGPGFVPNRREARTYDPAQIWVQREGDTAKVQLTRTWYSHRDVAVSPDGRWIAFTADAELRSDSVVQAREDSLALLPFSMERDQEIRNDSDIFIIPLSGGEPRRVTTAPGDERSIAWSPDSRQISYVSSPHRVQSRRLYVTDVNGGEPRNVLGDWQYEPGGYDWSSNGEILVNAAIGGRTALFRVSPRTGRMTEIIGGRRRLNGFSYDQRFTKVAYVATSVDRPTELFIADADGRNERQLTSFNEELNREIAWPDAERFTYESVGGLEIEAWLQKPYGYTPGQKYPLVLYIHGGPHSAYGEGWFDEFHNITGAGMWVLYTNPRGSSGYGADFTYSTRGRWGMEDYEDLMKAVDIAAQRPDVDSTRMGVTGGSYGGFMTAWITTKTHRFKAAQADRMISNWFSWYGASDAQGLTEFEFYGKPWENWDLYEELSPIRYVERVRTPTLIVQSEEDHRTPMADAEQWFMALRKQDVPVEFIRYPRSTHDLSRTGEPWLLVDRLGRLRQWFVHWLKPAGEASVDS, encoded by the coding sequence ATGCGTTCGGCACGTATCGTATTTCTGCTGGTGGCGCTCGCCTTCACGCCGATCGCGGCCCAGGAGCCGGCGGGTCGTGCGTTCACCCCCGATGACTGGTACCGGCTCACCACAGTGAGCAGTCCGGCCATGTCGCCGGACGGGCGGCTGGTCGCGTTCACGGTCACGACGGTGAAGGAAGAGGAGAACGAGCGACACAGTGAGGTCTGGGTCGTGCCCGCGGCGGGCGGCGAACCGGTGCGCTACACGTCGCCGGGAGTGTCGTCATCCTCGCCGCGCTGGTCCCACGACGGCACGCACCTGTTCTTTTCCTCGCGCCGTCCGGGGGGAGAGGGGTCCACCTGGGCGCTGCGGATGGACCGCCCGTCGGGAGAAGCATTCCAGCTGGACTATCCGTCCGGATCGCGCCCGCGCGACGGCTCCTTCGTCGTGTTCGCGCAGGGCATGGATGAGGACGAGGACGGTGACGGGGAGGATGAGTCGGAGGGGGGCGACGAGGATCCGTTCGAGCGCATGGCCGCTACTGCGCGGCCGCCGTTCGGCGCGATCACGCGACCGCTGGAGCCACGCCGCTTCGACGGTCGTCACATCGTGGACAACGGCTACAAGCGTAACGGCCCGGGGTTCGTACCGAACCGCCGTGAGGCGCGCACGTACGACCCGGCGCAGATCTGGGTTCAGCGCGAGGGTGATACCGCGAAGGTGCAGCTGACGCGCACGTGGTATTCCCACCGCGACGTCGCCGTGTCACCGGACGGAAGGTGGATCGCGTTCACCGCGGACGCCGAGCTGCGCAGCGACTCCGTCGTGCAGGCCAGGGAGGACTCGCTCGCGCTCCTGCCGTTCAGCATGGAGCGCGATCAGGAGATCCGAAACGACAGCGACATCTTCATCATCCCACTGTCGGGTGGAGAGCCGCGCCGCGTCACGACCGCACCCGGTGACGAGCGCAGCATCGCCTGGTCACCCGACAGCCGGCAGATATCGTATGTGTCGAGCCCGCATCGCGTTCAGTCGCGACGCCTGTACGTGACCGACGTGAACGGCGGCGAGCCGCGCAACGTGCTCGGCGACTGGCAGTACGAGCCCGGCGGATATGACTGGTCGTCGAACGGTGAGATTCTCGTGAACGCCGCGATCGGGGGGCGGACGGCGCTGTTCCGCGTATCGCCGCGCACCGGCCGCATGACGGAGATCATCGGAGGCCGGCGCCGGCTCAACGGCTTCTCCTATGACCAGCGCTTCACGAAGGTCGCGTACGTAGCGACATCCGTCGACCGGCCGACGGAGCTGTTCATCGCCGACGCCGACGGCCGGAACGAACGGCAGCTGACCTCGTTCAACGAGGAGCTGAACCGCGAGATCGCGTGGCCGGACGCCGAACGCTTCACCTACGAGTCGGTCGGCGGACTGGAGATCGAGGCGTGGCTTCAGAAGCCGTACGGCTACACGCCCGGCCAGAAGTACCCGCTCGTTCTATACATCCACGGCGGTCCTCACTCCGCTTACGGCGAGGGCTGGTTCGACGAGTTCCACAACATCACGGGTGCCGGGATGTGGGTGCTCTATACGAATCCGCGCGGGTCATCCGGCTACGGCGCCGACTTCACGTATTCGACGCGCGGTCGCTGGGGCATGGAGGACTACGAGGACCTGATGAAGGCGGTGGACATCGCGGCGCAGCGGCCGGATGTCGATTCGACGCGTATGGGCGTGACGGGCGGTTCGTACGGCGGCTTCATGACGGCGTGGATCACGACGAAGACGCACCGCTTCAAGGCCGCGCAGGCGGACCGCATGATCAGCAACTGGTTCTCCTGGTACGGCGCCTCTGACGCGCAGGGTCTCACGGAGTTCGAGTTCTACGGCAAGCCATGGGAGAACTGGGATCTGTATGAGGAGCTGTCGCCGATCCGCTACGTGGAACGAGTGCGCACGCCGACGCTGATCGTGCAGTCGGAGGAGGATCACCGGACGCCGATGGCGGATGCGGAGCAGTGGTTCATGGCGCTCCGGAAGCAGGACGTGCCTGTGGAGTTCATTCGCTATCCGCGCTCGACGCACGACCTGTCGAGGACGGGTGAGCCATGGCTGCTTGTCGATCGGCTCGGCCGGCTGCGGCAGTGGTTCGTGCACTGGCTGAAGCCCGCCGGTGAGGCCAGTGTGGACAGCTGA
- the mpl gene encoding UDP-N-acetylmuramate:L-alanyl-gamma-D-glutamyl-meso-diaminopimelate ligase: MHYHLMGIGGTAMASLAGLLTAAGHRVTGSDENVYPPMSTMLESMGIAYAEGYRPENLTPRPDMVVVGNAISRGNPELEFLLNERLPYTSAAATIKEEFIRHRISLAVAGTHGKTSTTSLLAWILDVAGLNPSFLIGGVAENFGTSFRLTDSEYFVIEADEYDTAYFDKGPKMWHYLPHVAIVNNIEFDHADIYRDETAYLYAFARFINLVPTSGRLIAGWDSPAVRELATKSFAPVEPFAYDPEGTSGDAMWSARDVTFGETTRFTVMHEGRVWGDVETPLSGAFSIRNCLAGIAAAEAVSADPDKVREALRTYRSVRRRMEVRGVINDVTVIDDFAHHPTAVRETLLAARSRYPGRRLVAIFEPRSYTAQRREFEADYEQSLGLADEIVLAGLFHPERYDADTAMQPDRLVTAWRAAGRKAAYIPDVDEIVARVTADAAPGDVLMIMSNGGFGGIHGKMLDALNARRA, encoded by the coding sequence ATGCACTACCACCTGATGGGTATCGGCGGGACGGCCATGGCGTCCCTTGCAGGACTGCTGACGGCCGCCGGGCATCGTGTGACCGGCTCCGACGAGAACGTGTATCCACCCATGTCCACCATGCTCGAGTCCATGGGGATCGCGTACGCGGAGGGGTATCGTCCGGAAAATCTGACTCCGCGACCGGACATGGTCGTTGTCGGCAACGCCATATCGCGCGGGAACCCGGAGCTGGAGTTTCTGCTGAACGAGCGGCTGCCCTACACGTCGGCGGCAGCCACGATCAAGGAGGAGTTCATCCGGCATCGCATATCGCTGGCCGTGGCCGGCACGCACGGCAAGACCTCGACGACGTCACTGCTCGCATGGATTCTGGATGTGGCGGGACTGAACCCGTCGTTCCTCATCGGCGGCGTGGCCGAGAACTTCGGCACATCGTTCCGGCTGACGGACTCGGAGTACTTCGTGATCGAGGCGGACGAGTATGACACGGCATACTTCGACAAGGGTCCGAAGATGTGGCACTACCTGCCGCACGTGGCCATTGTCAACAACATCGAGTTCGACCATGCCGACATCTATCGTGACGAGACGGCCTATCTGTATGCGTTCGCACGCTTCATCAATCTCGTCCCGACGAGTGGCCGCCTGATCGCGGGCTGGGACTCGCCTGCGGTACGCGAGCTGGCGACGAAGTCGTTCGCGCCGGTGGAGCCGTTTGCCTATGACCCTGAGGGCACGTCGGGGGACGCGATGTGGTCAGCGCGCGACGTGACATTCGGCGAGACGACCCGTTTCACCGTGATGCACGAGGGCCGCGTCTGGGGCGATGTCGAGACGCCATTGTCCGGGGCGTTCAGCATCCGCAACTGCCTTGCCGGCATAGCCGCCGCCGAAGCAGTGAGTGCCGATCCCGACAAGGTGCGCGAAGCTCTGCGGACCTATCGCAGCGTGCGCCGTCGCATGGAAGTCCGCGGTGTCATCAACGACGTCACGGTCATCGATGACTTCGCTCATCACCCGACGGCAGTACGCGAAACGCTGCTGGCCGCGCGCAGCCGGTATCCCGGTCGGCGACTCGTGGCGATCTTCGAGCCGCGCAGCTACACGGCGCAGCGGCGCGAGTTCGAGGCCGACTACGAGCAGTCCCTCGGTCTGGCCGACGAGATCGTCCTGGCCGGGCTCTTCCATCCCGAGCGATACGACGCAGACACCGCCATGCAGCCCGACCGCCTCGTCACGGCATGGCGCGCCGCTGGCCGGAAGGCCGCCTACATCCCGGACGTCGATGAGATCGTGGCGCGGGTCACGGCTGACGCGGCGCCCGGGGACGTGCTCATGATCATGTCGAACGGCGGGTTCGGCGGCATACACGGCAAGATGCTGGACGCGCTGAACGCGCGCCGGGCTTGA
- the rpsU gene encoding 30S ribosomal protein S21 — protein sequence MIEIQIGEGDRIEWALKQFRRKMLRSGLFKDMKKKRFYEKPSEARKRKAADARRRNARARRRR from the coding sequence ATGATCGAGATCCAGATTGGCGAAGGCGACCGTATCGAGTGGGCGCTGAAGCAGTTCCGGCGCAAGATGCTGCGTTCCGGTCTGTTCAAGGACATGAAGAAGAAGCGCTTCTACGAGAAGCCGAGCGAGGCCCGCAAGCGCAAGGCGGCGGATGCGCGCCGGCGCAACGCGCGCGCACGTCGTCGCCGCTGA